Proteins co-encoded in one Corvus moneduloides isolate bCorMon1 chromosome 7, bCorMon1.pri, whole genome shotgun sequence genomic window:
- the LOC116446581 gene encoding LOW QUALITY PROTEIN: gamma-crystallin B-like (The sequence of the model RefSeq protein was modified relative to this genomic sequence to represent the inferred CDS: inserted 1 base in 1 codon), translating to MPTSTADKVETSCWMIYECPNYTGHQYFLKXGVSSDFQHWVGFNDSTRCCFITAVKFSILSPCMLLLSLESEHHIPEHSSFSSLRNDLRSRMLKFMDNCPSLQEGFHYTDIQTCNIYR from the exons ATGCCCACCTCAACTGCTGACAAGGTGGAAACCAGCTGCTGGATGATCTATGAATGTCCCAACTACACAGGCCATCAATACTTCCTGA GGGGAGTCTCTTCTGACTTCCAGCATTGGGTGGGCTTCAATGACTCCACTAGGTGTTGTTTCATCACAGCAGTTAAGTTTTCCATATTGTCTCCATGTATGTTACTGCTCTCATTAGAATCAGAGCACCACATCCCA gagcacagcagcttcagcagtCTGAGGAATGACTTGAGAAGCAGGATGTTGAAGTTCATGGATAACTGCCCATCTCTCCAAGAGGGCTTTCACTACACAGACATCCAGACTTGTAACATATACAGGTGA
- the LOC116446582 gene encoding LOW QUALITY PROTEIN: gamma-crystallin D-like (The sequence of the model RefSeq protein was modified relative to this genomic sequence to represent the inferred CDS: inserted 2 bases in 2 codons; substituted 1 base at 1 genomic stop codon): MKAGGLRQELLGHCCEYSSDHLDLQPSVKQCNSFKAKKGCXIIYEXPSYSEHHYLLKKKNDPDFQNWFCLFNSIRILFPLTFSCIKKKSPKVKCWLLLIFVPDYVHLPEICSLNALGGSCILYEIPKFXGRQYLLKLRE, encoded by the exons ATGAAGGCGGGTGGTCTGAG gcaaGAGCTTCTGGGCCACTGCTGTGAATATAGCAGTGACCACCTCGACCTGCAGCCCTCTGTGAAACAATGCAACTCctttaaggcaaaaaaaggcTGCTAGATTATTTATG AGCCCAGTTACTCAGAACATCattaccttttaaaaaagaagaatgatCCTGACTTCCAGAACTGGTTCTGTCTCTTCAATTCCATCAG AATTCTGTTTCCCCTAACATTCAGctgtataaaaaagaaaagccccaaGGTCAAATGTTGGCTCTTGCTGATATTTGTCCCAGACTATGTCCATCTCCCTGAGATCTGCTCCCTCAATGCCTTAGGTGGCTCTTGTATCTTGTATGAAATACCTAAGT AGGGCAGACAGTATTTATTGAAACTTAGGGAATAG